A stretch of the Nicotiana tabacum cultivar K326 chromosome 6, ASM71507v2, whole genome shotgun sequence genome encodes the following:
- the LOC107765734 gene encoding endoglucanase 8-like: MIGCRKSTCQVLRIIATIVCLTATVVAKVPNPNYADALTKSILFFEGQRSGKLHSNQRATWRKDSALHDGADKGVDLVGGYYDAGDNIKFHFPMAFTTTMLAWSVEQFKNTMGSDLQHAMEAIRWSTDYFLKATNIPNVVFAQVGNAEADHNCWERPEDMDTPRTTFAVTAQAPGSEVSAEIAAALAAASVVFKPSDPAYSKLLANRAVQVFEFADKYRGSYNDSIGPWVCPFYCNYNGYNDELLWAAAWLLKATRKPIYWNYVKQNIINFKSDIESGLSEFGWDAKHAGINVLISKFVLDNPSNANPFLPYADTFVCSVLPESPTNTVRYTPGGLMYKAGICNMQNPTALSFLLLTYARYMKSRVIRCGNVDVTQKMLIRFARSQVNYILGRNPMNMSYMVGYGTKFPQRIHHRGSSLPSIDQYPEKIGCKEGTPYFLSESSNPNLHIGAVVGGPDIKDYFADSRLSSSQSEPATYVNAPLVGLLAYFKAHP, translated from the exons ATGATTGGTTGCAGAAAATCTACTTGCCAAGTGCTGAGAATAATAGCAACAATTGTCTGCTTGACAGCCACGGTTGTAGCAAAGGTTCCTAATCCTAATTATGCTGATGCCTTAACAAAGAGTATTCTCTTCTTCGAGGGACAAAGGTCTGGTAAATTACACTCTAACCAGCGCGCGACTTGGAGAAAAGATTCTGCTCTTCATGATGGAGCTGACAAGGGT GTGGATTTGGTAGGTGGGTACTATGATGCTGGTGACAATATCAAGTTCCATTTTCCAATGGCTTTTACTACGACCATGTTAGCTTGGAGTGTCGAGCAGTTCAAAAATACAATGGGATCAGACTTACAACACGCCATGGAGGCAATCAGGTGGTCCACGGACTATTTCTTAAAGGCCACAAACATTCCCAACGTAGTATTTGCACAAGTAGGAAACGCAGAGGCTGATCATAACTGCTGGGAAAGGCCTGAAGATATGGACACGCCGCGTACTACTTTTGCAGTTACAGCACAAGCTCCGGGTTCTGAAGTTTCTGCTGAGATTGCTGCTGCTCTTGCTGCTGCCTCCGTCGTGTTTAAGCCTTCTGATCCCGCATATTCCAAATTGCTTGCTAACAGAGCCGTCCAG GTTTTTGAATTTGCGGATAAATACAGGGGATCTTATAATGACAGCATAGGACCTTGGGTGTGCCCATTCTACTGTAATTACAACGGATACAAT GATGAATTGCTTTGGGCTGCAGCATGGCTACTCAAAGCTACAAGGAAGCCTATATATTGGAACTACGTTAAGCAAAATATAATAAACTTCAAATCGGACATCGAAAGTGGATTATCAGAATTTGGATGGGATGCCAAGCATGCCGGTATCAATGTGCTTATCTCCAAG TTTGTTCTCGATAACCCTTCAAATGCAAACCCCTTCCTTCCTTATGCTGATACATTTGTCTGCAGTGTATTACCTGAATCTCCTACCAATACAGTTAGATACACTCCAG GTGGACTCATGTACAAAGCGGGGATTTGTAATATGCAAAATCCAACAGCTCTATCGTTTCTACTTCTAACCTATGCGCGCTACATGAAGAGCAGAGTAATTCGCTGTGGCAACGTTGATGTAACTCAAAAGATGCTAATACGTTTTGCAAGAAGCCAG GTGAATTATATTCTTGGGAGAAATCCAATGAACATGTCATACATGGTTGGATATGGAACAAAATTTCCTCAAAGAATACACCATAGAGGGTCTTCATTGCCATCTATTGATCAATATCCAGAGAAGATAGGATGTAAAGAAGGGACACCATATTTCCTAAGTGAAAGCTCAAATCCCAACTTGCATATAGGGGCAGTAGTTGGAGGACCTGATATCAAAGATTATTTTGCTGATTCAAGACTTAGTTCTTCCCAGTCAGAACCAGCTACATATGTAAATGCACCACTTGTTGGCCTCTTGGCTTATTTTAAAGCACATCCCTAG